In one Halorubrum sp. CBA1229 genomic region, the following are encoded:
- a CDS encoding ATP-dependent DNA helicase, with protein MTNPPPWADIFGHEEPYPEQADGIDAAVDAAEDGGFLALEGACGTGKTMLALTAGLDRVRDPDSDFERVLVLTSVKQQLRQFETDLNAINADLPDGYDPVSGLTLVGKADVCPYARENRGGIDRENVYERCEGLRERTRNLVGDGGATTTSNLVSEARSQQVGLMDSGGSAGGGTADDGAEAADYLSVDGEPTPYRPDTEEYEGTDFCPFYAGFLDDLPEDGDPAEAVPFDVTELGHVDSDELVRLAAGHGSCPHSIMGALVPEVEVVIGNYYHAFDPVTTGTFTGALLDDATFVVCDEAHMLEPRVRDLVSDAVADASLRDAENELTRVVQPLSFETAGAESDDAELVRGELADADVTVEEIESVREFYADLRGELDRRVTERLDRERPDWRASMRELDDDEVALRDPEEPAEDEITAWAKREGYGDRVWARAQQVGAVVKRVLDSLEEEDKKRAAPGVGRTLNAWYREDHEEFFRAIDLERTWDETAPPDSWRRAYNASLALYNCLPSEPIGDRLAEFGGGVLMSATLEPMDVFREVTGLDHLEERGRPVVERTYGLSFPEENRASFAVDAPKFTHQNRGAPGEANDTRMAHLDSTAAVAAREGNVLVGTPSYAEATWMAESLSERLDKPVLLDESSGDRATESLKDDFFAGEGKVLVTSLRGTLTEGVDYRGDRLAAAVVCGVPIINTARPRTRAVITAYDRRFESGFETALTVPAVRKARQAVGRVIRGPDERGVRVLLDARYARESWNSVREYLPEHEREEYQPVSPDMLDLALDRFERSAGGD; from the coding sequence GTGACGAACCCCCCGCCGTGGGCCGACATCTTCGGCCACGAGGAGCCGTACCCGGAGCAGGCCGACGGGATCGACGCCGCGGTCGACGCCGCCGAGGACGGCGGCTTCCTGGCCTTGGAGGGCGCGTGCGGGACCGGCAAGACGATGCTCGCGCTCACCGCCGGGCTCGACCGCGTCCGCGACCCCGACTCCGACTTCGAGCGCGTCCTCGTCCTCACGAGCGTCAAACAGCAGCTGCGCCAGTTCGAGACGGACCTGAACGCGATCAACGCGGACCTCCCCGACGGGTACGACCCGGTCTCGGGGCTCACGCTCGTCGGAAAGGCGGACGTCTGCCCGTACGCCCGCGAGAACCGGGGCGGGATCGACCGCGAGAACGTGTACGAGCGCTGCGAGGGGCTCCGCGAGCGCACCCGGAACCTCGTCGGCGACGGCGGCGCGACGACGACGTCGAACCTCGTGAGCGAGGCGCGGAGCCAGCAGGTCGGGCTGATGGACTCGGGAGGGAGCGCCGGCGGCGGGACCGCCGATGACGGCGCCGAGGCCGCCGACTACCTCTCCGTCGACGGCGAGCCCACTCCCTACCGCCCGGACACCGAGGAGTACGAGGGGACCGATTTCTGCCCCTTCTACGCCGGCTTCCTCGACGACCTCCCGGAGGACGGCGACCCCGCGGAGGCGGTCCCGTTCGACGTGACCGAACTCGGCCACGTCGACAGCGACGAACTGGTCCGGCTCGCCGCCGGCCACGGCTCCTGCCCTCACTCGATCATGGGCGCGCTCGTCCCCGAGGTGGAAGTCGTGATCGGCAACTACTACCACGCGTTCGATCCGGTGACGACCGGCACGTTCACGGGCGCGCTGCTGGACGACGCGACGTTCGTCGTCTGCGACGAGGCGCACATGCTGGAGCCCCGCGTCCGGGACCTCGTGAGCGACGCGGTCGCCGACGCCAGCCTCCGCGACGCCGAGAACGAGCTCACCCGCGTCGTCCAGCCGCTCTCCTTCGAGACTGCGGGGGCGGAGTCGGACGACGCGGAGCTCGTGCGCGGCGAGCTGGCCGACGCGGACGTGACCGTCGAGGAGATCGAGTCCGTCCGCGAGTTCTACGCCGACCTCCGCGGCGAGCTCGACCGCCGGGTGACCGAACGGCTCGACCGCGAGCGCCCCGACTGGCGGGCGTCGATGCGGGAGCTCGACGACGACGAGGTCGCGCTCCGCGACCCGGAGGAGCCGGCCGAAGACGAGATCACGGCGTGGGCGAAACGAGAGGGGTACGGCGACCGCGTCTGGGCCCGCGCGCAGCAGGTCGGCGCGGTGGTCAAGCGAGTGCTCGACTCGCTGGAGGAGGAGGACAAGAAACGGGCGGCGCCCGGGGTCGGGCGCACCCTCAACGCCTGGTACCGCGAGGACCACGAGGAGTTCTTCCGGGCGATCGACCTCGAACGGACGTGGGACGAGACGGCGCCGCCGGACTCGTGGCGGCGCGCGTACAACGCGAGCCTCGCGCTGTACAACTGCCTGCCGAGCGAGCCCATCGGCGACCGGCTCGCCGAGTTCGGCGGCGGCGTCCTCATGAGCGCGACGCTGGAGCCGATGGACGTGTTCCGCGAGGTGACCGGGCTCGACCACCTCGAGGAGCGTGGTCGCCCGGTCGTCGAACGGACGTACGGCCTCTCCTTCCCCGAAGAGAACCGCGCGAGCTTCGCGGTCGACGCGCCGAAGTTCACCCACCAGAACCGCGGCGCGCCGGGCGAGGCGAACGACACCCGGATGGCGCACTTGGACTCGACCGCGGCGGTGGCGGCCCGCGAGGGGAACGTCCTCGTGGGCACGCCGAGCTACGCGGAGGCGACGTGGATGGCCGAGTCGCTATCGGAGCGGCTCGACAAGCCCGTGCTGCTCGACGAGTCGTCGGGCGACCGCGCCACCGAGTCGCTGAAAGACGACTTCTTCGCCGGCGAGGGGAAGGTGCTCGTGACGAGCCTCCGCGGCACGCTCACCGAGGGCGTCGACTACCGCGGCGACCGACTGGCGGCCGCCGTCGTCTGCGGCGTCCCGATCATCAACACGGCGCGGCCCCGAACGCGAGCGGTCATCACCGCCTACGACCGCCGGTTCGAGTCCGGATTCGAGACGGCGCTCACGGTGCCGGCGGTGCGGAAGGCCCGGCAGGCGGTCGGCCGCGTCATCCGGGGGCCGGACGAGCGCGGGGTGCGCGTTTTGCTCGACGCGCGGTACGCCCGCGAGTCGTGGAACAGCGTCCGCGAGTATCTTCCGGAGCACGAGCGCGAGGAGTACCAGCCGGTGAGCCCGGACATGCTCGACCTCGCGCTCGATCGGTTCGAGCGGAGCGCCGGCGGCGATTGA
- a CDS encoding HAD family hydrolase: MTYDTVVFDNDGVLVGRTRFDVLRDATRNAFEECGVEEPDPDDVERMTIGATPGSVGTVCQTYDLDPGSFWRTRDDVVSKAQQQEAREGRKTPYDDLDELQSLEVEMGIVSSNQQATVDFLVNHFDGFERFGAAYGREPTIHSLQLRKPNPHYIEQALGDLDAGNALFVGDNESDVRAAENAGIDSAFIRRPHRRDWELNVWPTWEIDRLSDLHDIVG, translated from the coding sequence ATGACGTACGATACCGTCGTGTTCGACAACGACGGTGTCCTCGTGGGCCGCACGCGCTTCGACGTGCTCCGGGATGCGACCCGGAACGCGTTCGAGGAGTGCGGCGTCGAGGAGCCCGATCCGGACGACGTAGAGCGCATGACCATCGGTGCGACCCCCGGCAGCGTGGGGACCGTCTGCCAGACGTACGACCTCGATCCGGGGTCGTTCTGGCGGACCCGCGACGACGTGGTCTCGAAGGCCCAACAGCAGGAGGCCCGCGAGGGGCGGAAGACCCCCTACGACGACCTCGACGAGCTCCAGAGCCTCGAGGTGGAGATGGGGATCGTCTCCTCGAACCAGCAGGCGACCGTGGACTTCCTCGTGAACCACTTCGACGGCTTCGAGCGGTTCGGCGCCGCGTACGGCCGCGAGCCCACGATCCACTCGCTCCAGCTCCGCAAGCCGAACCCCCACTACATCGAGCAGGCGCTCGGCGACCTCGACGCCGGCAACGCCCTGTTCGTCGGCGACAACGAGTCCGACGTCCGCGCGGCCGAGAACGCGGGCATCGACTCGGCGTTCATCCGCCGCCCCCACCGCCGCGACTGGGAGCTGAACGTCTGGCCGACCTGGGAGATCGACCGGCTCTCCGACCTGCACGACATCGTCGGGTAG
- a CDS encoding Xaa-Pro peptidase family protein translates to MATRLPDAAFEDRLAAVRDRLAATDADAATWFGATAIEYLTGFHHIQTERPVVLAVTADRVEITVPRLEVERVEPNSRIDAVHRYFDYPGGDPIRVAVDMLDGLDVDRVATDADGAPGVMGYDGPALSEFVDVETQSWVDRMRWEKSDAEVDLIRESTKWANLGHRYLADFTEPGAHPATVSQRASTEASRAMLDTLGDTYSVRTRGDGPVHAGYISGRETALPHGHTPNERLAEGDVLVTGATANVDGYRSELERTMFVGDYTDEQAHYFELMLEAQTLAIDALGPGVPVAEVDEVVWEYFEEQGVADLAQHHVGHNIGLGAHEPPYIDRGWGERYDGDDAVMAPGQVYTIEPGLYADEYGYRHSDTVAITESGTETLTHFPRDIDANVV, encoded by the coding sequence ATGGCGACACGACTCCCCGACGCCGCGTTCGAGGACCGGCTCGCGGCGGTCCGCGACCGGCTCGCCGCGACCGACGCCGACGCAGCGACGTGGTTCGGCGCGACCGCGATCGAGTACCTCACCGGCTTCCACCACATCCAGACCGAGCGCCCCGTCGTCCTCGCGGTGACGGCCGACCGGGTCGAGATCACGGTGCCCCGCCTGGAGGTCGAGCGCGTCGAGCCGAACTCCCGGATCGACGCGGTCCATCGCTACTTCGACTACCCCGGCGGCGACCCGATCCGCGTCGCCGTCGATATGCTGGACGGGCTCGACGTCGACCGGGTCGCGACCGACGCCGACGGCGCCCCCGGTGTGATGGGGTACGACGGCCCCGCACTCTCCGAGTTCGTCGACGTCGAGACGCAGTCGTGGGTCGACCGCATGCGCTGGGAGAAGTCCGACGCCGAGGTCGACCTGATCCGCGAATCGACCAAGTGGGCGAACCTCGGGCACCGCTACCTCGCCGACTTCACCGAGCCCGGCGCGCACCCGGCGACCGTCTCCCAGCGCGCGTCGACGGAGGCCTCGCGGGCGATGCTGGACACGTTGGGCGACACGTACAGCGTCCGGACGCGGGGCGACGGCCCCGTCCACGCCGGCTACATCTCCGGGCGGGAGACCGCGCTGCCGCACGGGCACACCCCGAACGAGCGGCTCGCCGAGGGCGACGTCCTCGTGACGGGCGCGACCGCGAACGTCGACGGCTACCGCTCCGAGCTGGAGCGGACGATGTTCGTCGGCGACTACACCGACGAGCAGGCGCACTACTTCGAACTCATGCTGGAGGCGCAGACGCTCGCGATCGACGCGCTTGGCCCGGGCGTCCCGGTGGCCGAAGTCGACGAGGTCGTCTGGGAGTACTTCGAGGAGCAGGGCGTGGCCGACCTCGCGCAACACCACGTCGGTCACAACATCGGGCTCGGCGCCCACGAGCCGCCGTACATCGACCGCGGCTGGGGAGAGCGCTACGACGGCGACGACGCCGTGATGGCGCCCGGGCAGGTGTATACGATAGAGCCCGGGCTCTACGCCGACGAGTACGGGTACCGCCACTCGGACACCGTCGCGATCACCGAGTCGGGCACCGAGACGCTGACGCACTTCCCGCGCGACATCGACGCGAACGTGGTGTGA
- a CDS encoding TIGR00725 family protein, with protein MRVSVIGGSSVPPETAAVAEELGERLANRGHTVVCGGLGGVMEAVCRGAREAGGETIGILPTDRRSDANPHVTVPIATGMGHARNAVVVMNGDAAIAVDGSHGTLSEIGMALAHGRAVAGIDTHDVPGLEAVGSPGEAVDYVEEAVR; from the coding sequence ATGCGCGTCAGCGTCATCGGCGGCAGTTCGGTTCCGCCCGAGACGGCGGCGGTCGCCGAGGAATTGGGCGAACGGCTCGCGAACCGTGGCCACACGGTCGTCTGTGGCGGTCTCGGCGGCGTGATGGAAGCGGTCTGTCGGGGCGCGCGGGAGGCCGGCGGCGAGACCATCGGCATCTTGCCGACCGATCGGCGGTCGGACGCGAACCCGCACGTCACGGTGCCGATCGCGACCGGAATGGGCCACGCCCGCAACGCCGTGGTGGTGATGAACGGCGACGCCGCGATCGCGGTCGACGGCTCGCACGGCACGCTCTCGGAGATCGGAATGGCGCTCGCCCACGGACGGGCGGTGGCGGGGATCGACACGCATGACGTGCCGGGCCTGGAAGCGGTGGGATCGCCCGGCGAAGCGGTCGACTACGTAGAGGAGGCGGTCAGATAG